Proteins co-encoded in one Vidua macroura isolate BioBank_ID:100142 chromosome 13, ASM2450914v1, whole genome shotgun sequence genomic window:
- the LOC128813950 gene encoding 2-epi-5-epi-valiolone synthase-like has product MLVTEEGCAAAVPGATMPQEPRQTDFQLVRVKSTWCRIKKGEALSNDEDEITLSEAKIGECISEGGISWIIEAPIYFCYKVVETYNILEPSNTTLLWGHITDPQQIELAMASKRKLRRFIVIDEVVDKLYGSKVREYFEENNVQHKILALPTTEETKSMDLVLNILHEVQNFSLDRRTEPIIAIGGGVCLDIVGLAASLYRRRTPYIRVPTTLLSYVDASVGAKTGVNFLQCKNKLGGYTPPVASFLDRSFIQSIPRRHISNGLGEILKMALMKHKGLFDLLKSHGKYLLDTKFQSCDSFAHHGDAALQTTRIAIETMLEELAPNLWEDDLDRLVDFGHLISPELEMRVLPSLMHGEAVNVDMAFMTYVAHARGLLGAEEKEQILQCMRGLELPVWHSGCSWALIQRALRERLKHSGGQPRMPLPTGLGVADIFNDTSEETLERAYELWVKDCKMGLEEELQAQGDGPAPGLSCLPL; this is encoded by the exons ATGCTGGTGACAGAAGAGGGGTGTGCTGCAGCAGTCCCAGGAGCCACCATGCCCCAGGAGCCCCGGCAGACGGATTTCCAGCTGGTGCGAGTCAAGAGCACGTGGTGCCGCATCAAGAAAGGAGAAGCCCTTTCCAACGACGAGGATGAGATCACTCTCTCTGAGGCAAAAAT AGGGGAGTGCATCTCCGAAGGTGGGATTTCCTGGATAATTGAAGCTCCCATCTACTTTTGCTACAAAGTGGTGGAAACGTACAACATTCTGGAACCCTCTAACACCACTCTGCTCTGGGGTCACATCACTGACCCCCAGCAAATAGAGCTCGCCATGGCCAGCAAGAGGAAACTGCGGCGCTTTATCGTCATAGACGAAGTCGTCGACAAACTTTACGGCTCCAAAGTCAGAGAATACTTCGAAGAGAACAACGTCCAGCACAAAATCCTCGCCCTGCCGACCACTGAGGAAACAAAATCCATGGACTTGGTGTTGAACATCTTGCACGAGGTCCAGAACTTCAGCCTGGACCGGCGGACGGAGCCCATCATCGCCATCGGCGGGGGCGTGTGCCTGGACATCGTCGGCCTCGCCGCGTCGCTCTACAGGAGACGCACCCCCTACATTCGGGTCCCCACCACCCTCCTCTCCTACGTGGATGCCAGCGTGGGGGCCAAGACCGGGGTGAACTTTCTGCAGTGTAAGAACAAGCTCGGGGGCTACACGCCCCCCGTGGCGAGTTTCCTGGATAGGTCCTTCATCCAGAGCATCCCTCGGCGACACATCTCCAATGGCCTCGGGGAAATTTTAAAG ATGGCCCTCATGAAACACAAAGGGCTGTTTGACCTGCTCAAGAGCCATGGAAAATATCTACTGGACACTAAGTTCCAGTCTTGCGACAGCTTTGCTCACCATGGGGATGCTGCACTGCAGACTACCAGGATTGCCATTGAAACCATGCTGGAAGAGCTGGCTCCCAACCTCTGGGAGGATGACCTGGACAGACTGGTTGATTTTGGCCACCTTATTAGCCCAGAGCTGGAAATG AGGGTTTTGCCGTCGCTGATGCACGGGGAAGCTGTGAACGTCGACATGGCATTCATGACGTACGTGGCCCACGCGCGCGGGCTCCTGGGCGCCGAGGAGAAGGAGCAGATCCTGCAGTGCATGCGGGGCCTGGAGCTGCCCGTCTGGCACAGCGGCTGCAGCTGGGCCCTCATCCAGAGAGCCCTGCGGGAGCGCCTCAAGCACAGCGGGGGACAGCCACGGATGCCCCTGCCCACCGGCCTTGGCGTGGCAG